In Streptomyces sp. NBC_01707, a genomic segment contains:
- a CDS encoding helix-turn-helix domain-containing protein — MAGRAASTARRTRLGTELRKLRERAGMTTTQAADLLGTSSGQLSNIEVARFGVSADRVRVMARTYSCTDPTLIEALVAMTGDRRRGWWDEYRDILPPKLLDLAEIEHHGTSLHAAHSIHIPGLLQTVDHAREIYRQAVPEMSPPEIEHRVSYRIKRQAVLYKQDAAPYHAVIHEAALRMRFGGQGVARAQLQHLLKVSEQNHVTMRVIPFEATYYPGSGQSLYYVRGPVPALDTAQLDQSHGPVFIDSEAQLSQYRLLLDRLDAAALSPEHSRELVHNIAQDL; from the coding sequence ATGGCAGGAAGGGCCGCCTCTACCGCGCGCCGCACCCGGCTCGGCACCGAGCTGCGCAAACTGCGCGAGCGGGCCGGGATGACCACCACGCAGGCAGCAGATCTCCTCGGTACCAGCTCCGGGCAGTTGAGCAACATCGAGGTGGCGCGATTCGGCGTGAGCGCCGACCGCGTACGCGTCATGGCCCGCACCTACTCGTGCACGGATCCAACCCTGATCGAAGCGCTGGTCGCCATGACTGGGGACCGCAGACGTGGCTGGTGGGATGAGTACCGGGACATCCTGCCGCCCAAACTCCTCGACCTCGCCGAGATCGAGCACCACGGCACCAGTCTCCACGCGGCACACAGCATCCACATCCCTGGGCTGCTGCAGACGGTCGATCACGCTCGGGAGATCTACCGTCAGGCCGTGCCCGAGATGTCACCGCCCGAGATCGAGCACCGCGTCTCGTACCGCATCAAACGCCAGGCGGTGTTGTACAAGCAGGACGCCGCCCCGTATCACGCAGTCATTCATGAGGCTGCGCTCCGCATGCGGTTCGGCGGCCAAGGTGTGGCCCGCGCCCAGCTTCAGCACTTGCTGAAAGTGAGCGAACAGAACCACGTGACCATGCGCGTGATCCCGTTCGAAGCCACGTACTACCCGGGCTCGGGTCAGTCGCTGTACTACGTACGCGGACCGGTGCCCGCACTCGACACCGCCCAGCTCGACCAGTCCCATGGCCCGGTGTTCATCGACTCCGAGGCCCAGCTGTCGCAGTACCGCCTCCTGCTCGATCGGCTCGACGCGGCTGCGCTGAGCCCCGAGCATTCGCGGGAACTTGTCCACAACATCGCCCAGGACCTGTGA
- a CDS encoding ATP-binding protein, which yields MVLATVTPPWSYTLQLPQDPRAPGVARTTLRTVLRAHGMSELTETAELLVSELVTNAYLHSEGPYSLRLRDAGRHRIRLSVWDTNPHIPAPFEWSAQAPAELAERGRGLYLVTLWADSWGAYPMRGGLPGQGGKLLWVECAAKAEEERGHSWRGLIR from the coding sequence ATGGTTCTGGCCACCGTAACGCCGCCCTGGTCGTACACCCTCCAACTCCCACAGGATCCCCGTGCCCCCGGCGTAGCCCGCACCACCCTCCGTACAGTCCTGCGCGCACACGGCATGAGTGAGCTCACCGAAACTGCCGAACTCCTGGTGAGCGAGCTGGTCACCAACGCGTACCTGCACTCCGAGGGGCCGTACTCCCTACGTCTGCGCGATGCCGGGCGGCATCGGATCAGGCTGAGCGTCTGGGACACCAACCCGCACATCCCGGCGCCGTTCGAATGGAGCGCGCAGGCCCCGGCGGAGCTCGCTGAACGTGGGCGTGGGCTCTACCTCGTGACCCTTTGGGCGGACAGCTGGGGCGCGTACCCGATGCGCGGCGGTCTGCCGGGTCAGGGCGGGAAGCTGCTCTGGGTGGAGTGCGCGGCGAAGGCGGAGGAGGAGAGGGGGCACAGCTGGCGGGGCCTCATCCGATGA
- a CDS encoding DUF397 domain-containing protein has product MATSTWQRSSYCAQGEACIHVAAHDDTINIMESSDPTGAVLHTTPTAWAALIRTVKDSAHHD; this is encoded by the coding sequence ATGGCCACATCCACCTGGCAGAGGTCGTCCTACTGCGCGCAAGGTGAGGCCTGCATACACGTCGCCGCCCACGACGACACGATCAACATCATGGAGAGCAGCGACCCCACCGGCGCGGTACTCCACACCACCCCCACCGCCTGGGCCGCCCTCATCCGGACCGTCAAGGACTCCGCCCACCATGACTGA